Proteins from one Nitrobacteraceae bacterium AZCC 2146 genomic window:
- a CDS encoding HAD superfamily hydrolase (TIGR01459 family) (product_source=TIGR01459; cath_funfam=3.40.50.1000; cog=COG0647; pfam=PF13242,PF13344; superfamily=56784; tigrfam=TIGR01459) — translation MTTLRFVEHLRDLVAGVDVVLSDIWGVVHNGLVSFPEACEALHTFRARGGAVILITNAPRPADSVQRQLRKLGVADDIYDTIVSSGDLTRNYVTSRLGQSMYWIGPERDNSIYRGLDAKFAPLEQADYIVCTGPFDDETESAEDYREMMMQALARKLTLVCANPDIVVERGDRLIYCAGAIAELYRELGGDVVFYGKPHRPIYDQAIALAKAKLGTETPLSRVLAIGDSVRTDLAGAHAYGIDCLFVTRGIHAGEFEGIERMDSVAVKELFGHPPKALMRELRW, via the coding sequence ATGACAACACTTCGATTCGTCGAGCATCTGCGCGACCTCGTGGCCGGCGTCGACGTCGTCCTCAGCGACATCTGGGGCGTCGTGCACAACGGCCTCGTTTCATTCCCCGAAGCCTGCGAGGCGCTGCATACGTTCCGCGCCCGGGGCGGGGCGGTGATACTGATCACCAATGCGCCGCGCCCAGCGGACTCCGTGCAACGGCAGCTGCGCAAGCTCGGCGTCGCCGACGATATCTATGACACGATCGTCAGCTCCGGCGACCTGACGCGCAATTACGTCACCAGCCGTTTGGGACAGTCGATGTACTGGATCGGGCCGGAGCGCGACAATTCGATCTACCGCGGGCTCGATGCGAAATTCGCGCCGCTGGAGCAGGCCGACTACATCGTCTGCACCGGCCCGTTCGATGACGAGACCGAATCCGCCGAAGACTATCGCGAGATGATGATGCAGGCGCTGGCGCGCAAGCTGACGCTGGTCTGCGCCAATCCCGACATCGTGGTGGAGCGCGGCGACCGGCTGATCTATTGCGCCGGCGCCATCGCGGAGCTGTATCGCGAGCTCGGCGGCGACGTGGTGTTCTACGGCAAGCCGCACCGGCCTATCTACGACCAGGCCATCGCTTTGGCAAAGGCCAAGCTTGGCACCGAAACGCCGCTCAGCCGCGTGCTGGCGATCGGCGATTCCGTGCGCACCGATCTGGCGGGCGCGCATGCTTACGGGATCGACTGCCTGTTCGTCACCCGCGGCATCCACGCCGGCGAATTCGAAGGCATCGAGCGGATGGATTCAGTCGCGGTGAAAGAACTGTTCGGCCACCCGCCGAAGGCATTGATGCGGGAATTGCGCTGGTAG
- a CDS encoding ribosome-associated protein (product_source=KO:K15034; cath_funfam=3.30.160.20; cog=COG1186; ko=KO:K15034; pfam=PF00472; superfamily=75620), which produces MLRIARNLSIDENDIEVTFVRASGPGGQNVNKVSTAAQLRFDTRRLTLPEDMEIRLKTLAGQRMTKDGVIVIHAQRFRTQERNKADAIERLVELLRDAAFRPVPRRATKPTLGSKTRRLEGKKRRSDVKAKRGSGGFDD; this is translated from the coding sequence ATGCTGCGGATTGCGCGCAATCTATCGATCGACGAGAACGACATCGAGGTGACGTTCGTCCGCGCCTCCGGCCCGGGCGGACAGAACGTCAACAAGGTCTCGACCGCCGCGCAATTGCGCTTCGACACCCGCAGGCTGACGCTGCCCGAGGACATGGAGATCCGGCTGAAGACGCTGGCCGGCCAGCGCATGACCAAGGACGGCGTGATCGTGATCCACGCCCAGCGCTTCCGCACTCAGGAGCGCAACAAGGCCGACGCCATCGAGCGGCTGGTCGAACTGCTGCGCGACGCCGCCTTCCGCCCCGTCCCCCGCCGTGCCACCAAGCCGACCCTGGGTTCGAAGACACGCCGCCTCGAGGGCAAGAAGCGCCGCAGCGACGTCAAGGCGAAGCGCGGCTCGGGCGGCTTCGACGACTGA
- a CDS encoding zinc protease (product_source=KO:K07263; cath_funfam=3.30.830.10; cleavage_site_network=SignalP-noTM; cog=COG0612; ko=KO:K07263; pfam=PF00675,PF05193; superfamily=63411) — protein MNMITLGARRIGFALVTSLAFVSLTAAPSQAAAKIQHLVSPGGIEAWFVQDATVPLIAMEYAFGGGAAQDPADKSGTANMVASLMDEGAADLDSKTFHERLERRAIELNYNATRDYFRGSLRMLKDNRDEAFDLLRLSLTEPRFDAVDIERIRNQILSGLRRETSNPGSLASRKFLETAFGDHPYSRSANGTLTSVPTINVDDIKAYKGRIIARDTLKIAVVGDVDPATLGKLLDQTFGGLPAKASLTPVADVVAAKPPQKAFITLEVPQTVVTFGSPGIKRNDPNFMAAYIVNHILGGGTLSSRLYHEVREKRGLVYSVSGSLLWMEHSGLYIGNTATRADRATETVDTVNAEVRRMAEEGPTQLELDEAKSYLKGSQMLALDTSSKLAGALLQYQLDKLPIDYIEKRNAIVDAVTLDQAKAAAKKLWGDGLITVVVGRAPQAAATPVVPAPKAN, from the coding sequence GTGAACATGATCACACTCGGCGCCCGGCGCATCGGCTTCGCCCTCGTCACCTCCCTCGCCTTCGTATCACTGACAGCGGCGCCGTCGCAGGCCGCGGCGAAGATCCAGCATCTGGTATCGCCGGGCGGCATCGAGGCCTGGTTCGTGCAGGACGCCACCGTGCCCCTGATCGCGATGGAATACGCCTTTGGCGGCGGCGCCGCACAGGACCCCGCCGACAAGTCCGGCACCGCCAACATGGTCGCCAGCCTGATGGATGAGGGCGCCGCGGATCTGGATTCCAAAACCTTTCACGAGCGGCTCGAGCGCCGCGCCATCGAACTCAACTACAACGCCACGCGCGACTACTTCCGCGGTTCGCTGCGGATGCTGAAGGACAATCGCGACGAAGCCTTCGACCTTCTGCGGCTATCGTTGACCGAGCCGCGTTTCGATGCCGTCGATATCGAACGCATCCGCAACCAGATCCTGTCGGGCCTGCGCCGCGAGACCAGCAATCCCGGTTCGCTGGCCAGCCGCAAATTCCTCGAAACCGCTTTCGGCGACCATCCCTACAGCCGCTCCGCCAACGGCACGTTGACCAGCGTGCCAACCATCAATGTCGATGATATCAAGGCGTACAAGGGCCGCATCATCGCCAGGGACACGCTGAAGATCGCCGTGGTCGGCGATGTCGACCCGGCTACGCTCGGCAAACTGCTCGACCAGACGTTTGGCGGACTGCCCGCCAAGGCCAGCCTCACCCCTGTTGCTGACGTCGTCGCCGCCAAGCCGCCGCAGAAGGCCTTCATCACCCTTGAGGTGCCGCAGACCGTGGTGACATTCGGCAGCCCCGGCATCAAGCGCAACGACCCGAATTTCATGGCGGCCTATATCGTCAACCACATCCTCGGCGGCGGCACACTGTCGTCGCGGCTGTATCACGAGGTCCGCGAGAAGCGCGGCTTGGTCTATTCGGTGTCCGGCTCGCTGCTGTGGATGGAGCATTCCGGCCTCTACATCGGCAACACCGCGACCCGCGCCGACCGCGCCACCGAGACCGTGGACACCGTCAACGCCGAGGTCCGTCGCATGGCGGAAGAAGGCCCGACCCAGCTCGAACTCGACGAGGCGAAATCCTACCTCAAGGGCTCGCAGATGCTGGCGCTCGACACCTCCTCGAAGCTGGCCGGGGCATTGCTGCAGTATCAGCTCGACAAGCTGCCGATCGACTATATCGAGAAGCGCAACGCCATCGTCGATGCCGTGACGCTGGACCAGGCCAAAGCCGCCGCGAAGAAGCTGTGGGGCGACGGCCTGATCACCGTCGTCGTCGGCCGCGCTCCGCAGGCCGCCGCAACGCCGGTAGTGCCAGCGCCGAAGGCGAATTGA
- a CDS encoding zinc protease (product_source=KO:K07263; cath_funfam=3.30.830.10; cleavage_site_network=SignalP-noTM; cog=COG0612; ko=KO:K07263; pfam=PF00675,PF05193; superfamily=63411; transmembrane_helix_parts=Inside_1_6,TMhelix_7_24,Outside_25_464) codes for MTSSSRLAVRSVAALALLLAPAFAMQTARAQTVTSERPATFTLANGMQVVVIPDHRTPVVTQMVWYKVGSADETPGKSGLAHFLEHLMFKGTAKHPVGEFSQTVLRIGGNENAFTSTDYTGYFQRVPREQLGKMMEFEADRMTGLILKDENVLPERDVVLEEYNMRVANSPDARLSEQIMAALYLNHPYGRPVIGWHQEIEKLDREDALAFYKRFYAPNNATLVIAGDVDAQEIRPMVERTYGVVAAQPAIPAHRIRPQEPTPAGPRTVTLADPRVEQASVRRYYLVPSATTAAAGESQALDVLGQLMGGGSNSYLYRALVIDKGLAINAGASYQGTALDSAQFMISASPKPGVEFADVEKTIDAVIADVATNAVPAADLERVKTQLVAEAIYAQDNQATLARWYGAALTTGLNVDDIRSWPDRVRAVTAEQVRDAAQKWLDKKRSVTGYLIKDTAPKREEKRS; via the coding sequence ATGACCTCATCATCCCGATTGGCCGTGCGTTCTGTCGCGGCGCTGGCGCTGCTGCTGGCTCCTGCCTTCGCCATGCAGACTGCCCGCGCGCAGACCGTGACCTCGGAGCGGCCCGCCACCTTCACGCTGGCCAACGGCATGCAGGTCGTGGTGATCCCGGACCACCGCACCCCCGTGGTGACGCAGATGGTCTGGTACAAGGTCGGCTCCGCCGACGAGACCCCCGGCAAATCCGGCCTCGCGCATTTCCTCGAACATCTGATGTTCAAGGGCACCGCGAAACATCCGGTCGGCGAGTTCTCGCAGACCGTGCTGCGCATCGGCGGCAACGAGAACGCCTTCACCTCCACCGACTACACCGGCTACTTCCAGCGCGTGCCACGCGAACAGCTCGGCAAGATGATGGAATTCGAGGCCGACCGCATGACCGGCCTGATCCTGAAGGACGAGAACGTGTTGCCGGAGCGTGACGTCGTGCTGGAAGAGTACAACATGCGGGTCGCCAACAGCCCGGATGCGCGCCTCTCCGAACAGATCATGGCGGCTTTGTATCTCAACCATCCCTATGGCCGCCCGGTGATCGGCTGGCACCAGGAGATCGAGAAGCTCGACCGCGAGGACGCGCTCGCCTTCTACAAGCGCTTCTACGCGCCGAACAACGCCACACTGGTGATCGCCGGCGATGTCGATGCGCAGGAGATCCGCCCAATGGTCGAGCGCACTTATGGCGTCGTCGCCGCGCAGCCGGCGATCCCGGCGCACCGCATCCGCCCGCAGGAGCCGACGCCTGCCGGCCCGCGCACCGTGACGCTCGCCGACCCTCGCGTCGAACAGGCCAGCGTGCGGCGTTACTATCTGGTGCCGTCGGCGACCACGGCGGCGGCCGGCGAAAGCCAGGCCCTCGACGTGCTCGGCCAGCTGATGGGCGGCGGCAGCAACTCCTATCTCTACCGCGCACTGGTGATCGACAAGGGGCTCGCGATCAATGCCGGCGCCAGCTATCAGGGCACCGCGCTGGACAGCGCGCAGTTCATGATCTCGGCGTCGCCGAAGCCCGGTGTTGAGTTCGCCGATGTCGAGAAGACCATCGATGCGGTCATCGCCGACGTCGCGACCAATGCGGTGCCCGCCGCCGACCTCGAGCGCGTCAAGACGCAGTTGGTCGCTGAAGCCATCTACGCCCAAGACAACCAGGCCACGCTGGCGCGCTGGTATGGCGCAGCGCTGACCACCGGCCTCAACGTCGATGACATCCGTAGCTGGCCGGATCGCGTCCGCGCCGTCACCGCCGAGCAGGTCCGCGACGCCGCGCAGAAATGGCTCGACAAGAAGCGCTCGGTCACCGGCTATCTGATCAAGGACACCGCGCCGAAGCGCGAGGAGAAGCGATCGTGA
- a CDS encoding isoleucyl-tRNA synthetase (product_source=KO:K01870; cath_funfam=1.10.730.10,3.40.50.620,3.90.740.10; cog=COG0060; ko=KO:K01870; pfam=PF00133,PF08264; superfamily=47323,52374; tigrfam=TIGR00392) has translation MSDKPAKADVQKDTNDYSKTLYLPQTEFPMRAGLPQREPEMLARWQEIDLYGSLRKKSKGKPKFVLHDGPPYANGNIHIGHALNKILKDVVTKSQQMLGFDSNYVPGWDCHGLPIEWKIEEENYRSKGKAKPNFKDAAAMIAFRKECRAYAGRWLDVQRAEFKRLGIVGDWEGRYATMDFFAEAQIARELMKFAANGTLYRGSKPVMWSVVEKTALAEAEVEYEDYTSDTVWVKFPVASPYGRLANASVVIWTTTPWTLPGNRAISFSNKISYGLYKVTEAPADNWVKPGELLILADTLADSVFKQARVTAYERSSDLSADVLDALECKHPLAGFAGGYEFVVPLLEGDHVTDDTGTGFVHTAPGHGREDFDIWMANARELEARGISSTIPYTVDENGAFTDQAPGFVGERVINDKGEKGGANDAVIKALVGAGMLLARSRLKHQYPHSWRSKKPVIYRNTPQWFIAMDKPIDWNIVGRTDRGDTLRNRALEAITKTQWVPAQGQNRINGMINTKPDWVISRQRAWGVPIAVFVREKGDGSAELLQDADVNKRIADAFEAEGADAWYAEGARERFLGSHANEEWKKVDDICDVWFDSGSTHAFVLEDPVHFPGLAGIHRKVDGGQDTVMYLEGSDQHRGWFQSSLLESCGTRGRAPFDIVLTHGFTLDENGRKMSKSVGNTVEPQKVIAQSGADILRLWVCATDYADDQRIGPEILKNTIETYRKLRNSVRWMLGTLHHFKPEDAVAFAEMPELERLMLHQLAAQDAIVRKAYEDFDYKTVVASLSAFMNTELSAFYFDIRKDTLYCDAPSSMARKAALTTIDMLCNAILKWLAPILSFTAEEAWRMYKPDAEPSVHLTLFPEGLDKYRDDALAKKWLVIRAVRYVVTGALEVARAAKLIGSSLEASPMIYVAPEYASDVIGVDWAEVCITSNAMVELLRDGDTGPEGAFTLNDVPGVAVVVERAVGTKCARSWKILPTVGEDADYPDVSPRDAAALREWKALGAV, from the coding sequence ATGTCCGACAAGCCCGCAAAAGCCGACGTCCAAAAAGACACAAACGATTATTCCAAGACCCTGTACCTGCCGCAGACGGAGTTTCCGATGCGCGCGGGCTTGCCGCAGCGCGAGCCGGAGATGCTGGCGCGCTGGCAGGAGATCGACCTCTACGGCAGCCTCCGGAAGAAATCGAAGGGCAAGCCCAAATTCGTGCTGCATGACGGCCCGCCCTACGCCAATGGCAACATCCATATCGGCCATGCGCTCAACAAGATCCTCAAGGACGTGGTGACCAAGAGCCAGCAGATGCTCGGCTTCGACTCCAACTACGTGCCGGGCTGGGACTGCCACGGCCTGCCGATCGAATGGAAGATCGAGGAAGAGAACTACCGCTCCAAGGGCAAGGCGAAGCCTAACTTCAAGGATGCCGCGGCGATGATCGCGTTCCGCAAGGAATGCCGCGCCTATGCGGGCCGTTGGCTCGACGTGCAGCGCGCCGAATTCAAGCGCCTCGGCATCGTCGGCGACTGGGAAGGTCGCTACGCCACCATGGACTTCTTCGCCGAGGCGCAGATCGCGCGCGAGCTGATGAAATTCGCCGCGAATGGGACTTTGTACCGCGGGTCCAAGCCGGTGATGTGGAGCGTGGTGGAAAAGACCGCGCTGGCGGAAGCCGAGGTGGAATACGAGGACTACACGAGCGATACGGTGTGGGTGAAGTTTCCGGTCGCCTCGCCCTACGGCCGCCTTGCGAATGCGTCTGTGGTGATCTGGACCACCACGCCGTGGACGCTGCCGGGCAACCGCGCCATCAGCTTCTCGAACAAAATTTCCTACGGCCTCTACAAGGTTACCGAGGCACCCGCCGACAACTGGGTGAAGCCCGGCGAGTTGCTGATCCTCGCCGACACGCTGGCCGACAGCGTGTTCAAGCAGGCGCGCGTCACCGCCTATGAGAGAAGCAGCGACCTCTCCGCCGACGTGCTCGACGCGCTGGAGTGCAAGCATCCACTCGCAGGCTTCGCCGGCGGCTATGAATTCGTCGTGCCTCTTCTCGAAGGCGACCACGTCACCGACGACACCGGCACCGGCTTCGTGCACACCGCCCCCGGCCACGGCCGCGAGGATTTCGATATCTGGATGGCCAATGCACGCGAGCTCGAAGCCCGCGGCATCAGCTCGACCATCCCCTACACCGTCGACGAGAACGGCGCCTTCACCGATCAGGCGCCGGGCTTCGTCGGCGAGCGGGTCATCAACGACAAGGGCGAAAAAGGCGGCGCCAACGACGCTGTCATCAAGGCGCTGGTCGGCGCCGGCATGTTGCTGGCGCGTTCGCGGCTGAAGCATCAATACCCGCATTCGTGGCGGTCGAAGAAGCCGGTGATCTATCGCAACACGCCGCAATGGTTCATCGCGATGGACAAGCCGATAGATTGGAACATCGTTGGTCGAACCGACCGTGGTGACACGCTGCGGAATCGCGCCCTCGAGGCAATCACGAAAACCCAATGGGTACCGGCGCAGGGCCAGAACCGCATCAACGGCATGATCAATACCAAGCCCGACTGGGTGATCTCGCGGCAGCGGGCCTGGGGCGTGCCGATCGCGGTGTTCGTCCGCGAAAAGGGCGACGGTTCCGCCGAGCTGCTGCAGGATGCCGACGTCAACAAGCGCATCGCCGATGCCTTCGAGGCCGAGGGCGCCGACGCCTGGTATGCCGAAGGCGCGCGCGAGCGCTTCCTCGGCTCGCATGCCAACGAGGAATGGAAGAAGGTCGACGACATCTGCGACGTCTGGTTCGATTCCGGCTCGACCCATGCTTTCGTACTGGAAGACCCCGTGCACTTCCCCGGCCTTGCCGGCATCCACCGCAAGGTCGATGGCGGCCAGGACACGGTGATGTATCTGGAAGGCTCCGACCAGCATCGCGGCTGGTTTCAGTCGTCCCTGCTGGAAAGCTGCGGCACCCGTGGCCGCGCGCCCTTTGATATCGTGCTGACCCACGGCTTCACGCTCGACGAGAACGGCCGCAAGATGTCGAAGTCGGTCGGCAACACTGTCGAGCCGCAGAAGGTGATCGCACAGTCCGGCGCTGATATTTTGCGCCTTTGGGTCTGCGCCACCGACTATGCCGACGACCAGCGCATCGGCCCGGAGATCCTGAAGAACACCATCGAGACCTATCGCAAGCTGCGCAACTCGGTGCGCTGGATGCTCGGCACGCTGCATCACTTCAAGCCGGAAGACGCCGTGGCGTTCGCCGAGATGCCGGAGCTCGAGCGGTTGATGCTGCATCAACTGGCGGCGCAGGACGCCATCGTCCGCAAGGCATACGAAGACTTCGACTACAAGACGGTGGTGGCGAGCCTGTCGGCCTTCATGAACACCGAGCTTTCGGCGTTCTATTTCGACATCCGCAAGGACACGCTGTATTGCGACGCGCCGTCGTCGATGGCGCGCAAGGCCGCGCTGACCACCATCGACATGTTGTGCAACGCGATCCTGAAATGGCTGGCGCCGATCCTGTCCTTCACCGCCGAAGAAGCCTGGCGGATGTACAAGCCCGACGCCGAGCCGTCGGTGCATCTGACGCTGTTTCCGGAGGGCCTCGATAAGTATCGCGATGATGCGTTGGCCAAGAAGTGGCTGGTCATTCGCGCCGTGCGCTATGTCGTGACCGGCGCCCTTGAGGTCGCCCGCGCGGCCAAGCTCATCGGTTCGTCGCTCGAGGCTTCACCAATGATTTATGTGGCTCCGGAATATGCGTCCGACGTGATCGGCGTCGACTGGGCCGAGGTGTGCATCACGTCAAATGCCATGGTCGAGCTGCTGCGCGATGGAGACACCGGGCCGGAGGGCGCCTTTACGTTGAACGACGTACCGGGCGTTGCCGTAGTGGTCGAACGCGCCGTCGGCACCAAATGCGCGCGGTCGTGGAAGATCCTGCCGACCGTAGGCGAAGACGCCGACTATCCCGACGTCTCGCCGCGCGACGCCGCGGCGCTGCGCGAATGGAAGGCGCTGGGGGCGGTCTGA
- a CDS encoding signal peptidase II (product_source=KO:K03101; cog=COG0597; ko=KO:K03101; pfam=PF01252; superfamily=51735; tigrfam=TIGR00077; transmembrane_helix_parts=Inside_1_6,TMhelix_7_29,Outside_30_62,TMhelix_63_85,Inside_86_91,TMhelix_92_114,Outside_115_133,TMhelix_134_153,Inside_154_165): MTSAFRSGLLAALAVLILDQAAKLWLLFVFEIGRRGAVEVTPFFDLVLAWNTGISYGWFSESGPAGQAILVAVKAIAVVVLAIWMARSQTKLATIALGLIIGGAIGNAIDRFAYGAVVDFALFHIQIGGKPFNWYVFNLADVAIVAGVAALLYDSFLGAPAAKAP; the protein is encoded by the coding sequence ATGACCTCCGCCTTCCGCTCCGGCCTGCTCGCCGCCCTTGCCGTCCTGATCCTCGACCAGGCGGCAAAACTCTGGCTGCTGTTCGTGTTCGAGATCGGCCGCCGCGGCGCGGTCGAGGTGACCCCGTTCTTCGATCTGGTGCTGGCCTGGAATACCGGCATCAGCTACGGCTGGTTTTCCGAGTCCGGCCCCGCCGGCCAGGCGATTCTGGTCGCCGTCAAGGCGATTGCCGTGGTGGTGCTGGCGATCTGGATGGCACGGTCGCAGACGAAGCTGGCGACCATCGCCCTGGGGCTGATCATCGGCGGTGCGATCGGCAATGCCATCGACCGCTTCGCCTATGGCGCGGTGGTCGATTTCGCCCTGTTCCACATCCAGATCGGCGGAAAGCCGTTCAACTGGTACGTGTTTAACCTTGCCGATGTCGCCATTGTTGCCGGGGTAGCGGCCCTGTTGTATGACTCCTTCCTGGGTGCACCCGCCGCAAAAGCGCCCTGA
- a CDS encoding riboflavin kinase/FMN adenylyltransferase (product_source=KO:K11753; cath_funfam=2.40.30.30,3.40.50.620; cog=COG0196; ko=KO:K11753; pfam=PF01687,PF06574; smart=SM00904; superfamily=52374,82114; tigrfam=TIGR00083) — protein MTPDFAVIRDTTPSTEIPRGTVVAMGNFDGVHLGHRAVIHAALEMARLHNTSAMAVTFEPHPRSFFSPHTPQFRLTDEASKLRLLAGTGLAGAVVMTFDKDRAGTTAQDFIHHELIERLGISGIAVGYDFHFGKGRVGSPSLLVAEAPRLGIEVDVQPHIDIDERPVSSSAIRMALAEGQVAEATKMLDGPWFITGEVIHGKKLGRDLGYPTANIRLPASCGLRHGIYAVRVGRGQGNTSERFNGVASFGRRPTFDNGAPLLEVFLFDFKGDLYGMTLDVAFIAFIREELKFEGIEPLIRQMDDDSAKARAALAAAPEAFPRLGVVG, from the coding sequence ATGACGCCTGACTTTGCCGTTATCCGCGACACCACACCCTCCACCGAAATTCCCCGGGGGACCGTGGTGGCCATGGGAAACTTCGACGGCGTCCATCTCGGCCACCGCGCGGTCATCCACGCAGCGCTGGAAATGGCGCGCCTGCACAACACAAGTGCCATGGCAGTGACCTTCGAGCCGCACCCGCGCAGCTTTTTCAGCCCGCACACGCCGCAATTCCGGCTCACCGACGAAGCCAGCAAATTGCGGCTGCTGGCCGGCACCGGCCTTGCCGGCGCCGTGGTGATGACCTTCGACAAGGACCGCGCCGGCACCACGGCGCAAGACTTCATTCACCATGAACTGATCGAACGGCTGGGAATCAGCGGCATCGCGGTCGGCTACGACTTTCACTTCGGCAAGGGCCGGGTCGGCTCGCCGAGCCTGCTGGTCGCCGAGGCGCCGCGGCTGGGCATCGAGGTCGACGTGCAGCCGCATATCGACATCGACGAGCGCCCGGTGTCGTCCAGCGCGATCCGCATGGCGCTGGCCGAAGGCCAGGTCGCCGAAGCCACGAAAATGCTCGATGGTCCCTGGTTCATCACCGGCGAGGTGATCCACGGCAAGAAGCTCGGCCGCGATCTCGGCTATCCCACCGCCAATATCCGCCTGCCCGCCAGCTGCGGCCTCAGGCACGGCATCTACGCCGTGCGGGTCGGCCGCGGCCAGGGAAATACCAGCGAGCGCTTCAACGGCGTCGCCAGCTTCGGCCGCCGCCCGACCTTCGACAACGGCGCGCCGCTGCTGGAGGTGTTTCTGTTCGATTTCAAAGGCGATCTCTATGGCATGACGCTCGACGTCGCCTTCATCGCCTTCATCCGCGAAGAGCTGAAATTCGAAGGTATCGAGCCCTTGATCCGCCAGATGGACGACGACAGCGCCAAGGCCCGCGCCGCACTGGCCGCGGCGCCGGAGGCGTTTCCGAGGCTGGGAGTGGTCGGATAG
- a CDS encoding hypothetical protein (product_source=Hypo-rule applied), whose amino-acid sequence MRETETHGWTVHTSSAALKRGLSSAALKRTLRLAAVALSVGLVMSAGVARAQDDEEDNSTFEDKIIKNIMTGLGGTNMENQGIDYRERSPLVVPPKITLPPPDATAAAVPNWPKDPDVAQRKASAEAAKTGRPEEVLQAARPLTPAEMAPKRARVQQTGNEGSPGDPNKNIVLSPKQLGYEGGLFKNMFGGNKGETAEFKGEPTRDSLTQPPAGYQTPSSGFAYGTGPKEVMQNSANINPMTGKY is encoded by the coding sequence ATGCGCGAGACCGAGACCCACGGTTGGACGGTGCACACTTCATCGGCCGCGCTAAAGCGCGGTTTGTCATCGGCCGCTCTGAAGCGCACCCTGCGGCTGGCCGCCGTCGCCCTCAGCGTTGGCCTCGTGATGTCGGCCGGCGTCGCCCGCGCCCAGGACGACGAGGAAGACAACTCGACGTTCGAAGACAAGATCATCAAGAACATCATGACCGGCCTTGGCGGCACCAACATGGAAAACCAGGGCATCGACTATCGCGAGCGCTCGCCGCTGGTGGTTCCGCCGAAGATCACGCTGCCGCCGCCGGATGCCACCGCCGCCGCCGTGCCGAACTGGCCGAAGGATCCCGACGTCGCGCAGCGCAAGGCCTCCGCGGAGGCCGCCAAGACCGGACGGCCGGAAGAAGTCCTGCAGGCCGCGCGGCCGCTGACGCCCGCTGAAATGGCGCCCAAGCGCGCCCGCGTGCAGCAAACCGGCAACGAAGGCAGCCCCGGCGATCCCAACAAGAACATCGTGCTCAGCCCGAAGCAGCTTGGCTATGAAGGCGGCCTGTTCAAGAACATGTTCGGCGGCAACAAGGGCGAGACCGCGGAATTCAAGGGCGAGCCGACCCGGGATTCGCTGACCCAGCCGCCAGCCGGCTACCAGACTCCTTCGTCCGGCTTTGCCTATGGCACCGGACCGAAGGAAGTCATGCAGAATTCGGCGAACATCAACCCGATGACGGGCAAATATTGA
- a CDS encoding two-component system chemotaxis response regulator CheY (product_source=KO:K03413; cath_funfam=3.40.50.2300; cog=COG0745; ko=KO:K03413; pfam=PF00072; smart=SM00448; superfamily=52172) has product MAVDLSMTVLVVDDYNTMIRIIRNLLKQLGFEHIDDASDGSAALEKMRTKKYGLVISDWNMEPMTGYDLLKEVRADPNLSQTPFIMITAESKTENVIAAKKAGVNNYIVKPFNAATLKTKIEAVFPDTVPA; this is encoded by the coding sequence ATGGCGGTTGATTTGTCGATGACGGTGCTGGTGGTGGACGATTACAACACCATGATCCGTATCATTCGCAATCTTCTCAAGCAGCTCGGCTTCGAGCATATCGACGACGCCAGCGATGGTTCGGCGGCGCTGGAAAAGATGCGCACCAAGAAATACGGCCTGGTGATTTCCGACTGGAACATGGAGCCGATGACCGGTTACGACCTGCTCAAGGAAGTCCGCGCCGATCCCAATCTGTCGCAGACGCCGTTCATTATGATCACCGCGGAATCCAAGACCGAGAACGTGATCGCCGCCAAGAAGGCCGGCGTGAACAACTACATCGTCAAGCCGTTCAACGCCGCGACGCTGAAGACCAAGATCGAAGCGGTATTCCCGGATACCGTGCCGGCGTAA